In a genomic window of Urocitellus parryii isolate mUroPar1 chromosome 11, mUroPar1.hap1, whole genome shotgun sequence:
- the Prpf38b gene encoding pre-mRNA-splicing factor 38B, which yields MANNSPALTGNSQPQHQAAAAAAQQQQQQCGGGGGGATKPAVSGKQGNVLPLWGNEKTMNLNPMILTNILSSPYFKVQLYELKTYHEVVDEIYFKVTHVEPWEKGSRKTAGQTGMCGGVRGVGTGGIVSTAFCLLYKLFTLKLTRKQVMGLITHTDSPYIRALGFMYIRYTQPPTDLWDWFESFLDDEEDLDVKAGGGCVMTIGEMLRSFLTKLEWFSTLFPRIPVPVQKNIDQQIKTRPRKIKKDGKEGAEEIDRHVERRRSRSPRRSLSPRRSPRRSRSRSHHREGHGSSSFDRELEREKERQRLEREAKEREKERRRSRSIDRGLDRRRSSRSRERHRSRSRSRDRKGDRRDRDREREKENERGRRRDRDYDKERGNDREKERERSRERSKEQRNRGEVEEKKHKEDKDDRRHRDDKKDSKKEKKHSRSRSRERKHRSRSRSRNAGKRSRSRSKEKSSKHKNESKEKSNKRSRSGSQGRTESVEKSKKREHSPSKEKPRKRSRSKERSHKRDHGDSKDQSEKHDRQRSQSVEQESQEKQHKNKDETV from the exons ATGGCTAACAACAGCCCCGCGCTGACAGGCAACTCGCAGCCGCAGCACCAGGCAGCCGCAGCCGcggcccagcagcagcagcagcagtgcggcggcggcggcggcggcgccacGAAGCCGGCGGTCTCGGGCAAGCAGGGCAACGTGCTGCCGCTGTGGGGCAACGAGAAGACCATGAACCTCAACCCCATGATCCTGACCAACATCTTGTCGTCGCCTTACTTCAAAGTGCAGCTCTACGAGCTCAAGACCTACCACGAGGTGGTGGACGAGATCTACTTTAAG gtCACGCATGTTGAACCTTGggagaaaggaagcaggaaaacAGCTGGCCAGACCGGGATGTGCGGAGGG GTTCGAGGTGTTGGAACAGGAGGGATTGTTTCTACAGCTTTTTGCCTGTTATACAAATTATTTACTCTGAAATTAACTCGCAAACAAGTGATGGGTCTTATAACACACACAGACTCTCCATATATCAGAGCCCTTGGATTTATGTATATAAG GTATACGCAGCCCCCTACAGATCTTTGGGACTGGTTTGAATCCTTCCTTGATGATGAAGAG GACCTAGATGTGAAGGCTGGTGGAGGCTGTGTGATGACCATTGGAGAAATGCTGCGGTCTTTTCTCACAAAACTGGAGTGGTTTTCTACACTGTTTCCAAGAATTCCAGTTCCAGTTCAGAAGAATATTGATCAACAGATTAAAACGCGACctagaaaaatcaagaaagatgGAAAGGAAGGTGCTGAGGAGATAGACAGACATGTTGAACGCAGACGTTCAAG ATCTCCAAGGAGATCACTGAGTCCACGGAGGTCCCCAAGAAGATCAAGAAGTAGAAGTCATCATCGTGAGGGCCATGGGTCTTCTAGTTTTGACAGagaattagaaagagaaaaagagcgcCAACGACTAGAGCGTGAagccaaagaaagagagaaagaaaggcgAAGATCCCGAAGTATTGATCGGGGTTTAGATCGAAGGCGTAGTAGTAGGAGTAGGGAAAGACACAGAAGTCGCAGTCGAAGTCGTGATAGAAAAGGGGATAGAAGGGACAGGGAtcgggaaagagagaaagaaaatgagaggggTAGAAGACGAGATCGAGACTATGATAAGGAAAGAGGGAAtgacagagaaaaggagagggaaagatcAAGAGAACGGTCCAAGGAACAGAGAAATAGGGGTGAGGTAGAAGAGAAGAAACATAAAGAAGACAAAGATGATAGGCGGCATAGAGATGACAAAAAAGattccaagaaagagaaaaaacacagtagaagtagaagcagagaaaggaaacatAGAAGTAGAAGTAGAAGTAGAAATGCAGGGAAACGAAGTAGaagcagaagcaaagagaaatcaagtaaacataaaaatgaaagtaaagaaaaatcaaacaaacgaAGTAGAAGTGGCAGTCAAGGAAGAACTGAAAGTgttgaaaaatcaaaaaaacgGGAACATAGCCCCAGCAAAGAAAAACCTAGAAAACGTAGCAGAAGCAAAGAACGTTCTCACAAACGGGATCATGGCGATAGTAAGGACCAGTCAGAAAAACATGATCGTCAGAGGAGCCAAAGTGTAGAACAAGAGAGccaagaaaaacaacataaaaacaaagatgagaCTGTGTGA